A stretch of DNA from Methanoplanus endosymbiosus:
TCCACATTTTTCTTAATATTCCAAAATACTCCCCAAGATCAAACCGATAGTTTTATAATCGTTATGTGTTAAATAATACACATAACGATTAGGGGTTTACATGGTCGCAATAGTTCACCAAACAGACAAAAGATCCGGGATAACCTATGCTTACCGCTCTGTATCATACTGGGACAAGGAAAAGAAACAGTCACGTGCCAAACGTACCCTTATTGGGCGTGTAGACAAAGAGACAGGTAAAATAGTCCCCACTGATGGACGCAACAGGAAGAAAAAAGAAGGTAATCCGCCTGTGAAACGTAATACAAAGAGGGTTGAGGAAGCACATCGTTCATTCTACGGAGCCACATATCTACTGGATGCTATTGGTGAGAAATTAGGTCTCATTCAGGATCTGAAACAGTGTTTCCCCGACACATATGAGCAAATCTTATCCGTTGTGTACTATTTAATCCTTGAAGACAGCACTCCGCTATACCGTTTTGAGAAGTGGGGACTCCTACATAAGCATCCTTATGGCAAAGACATCACCTCACAACGCAGTAGTGAACTGTTTTCCAGCATTACCGAGGCAAATAAACTACAGTTCTTCAGACTTCAGGGAAAGAGAAGGATGGATAATGAATTCTGGGCTTATGATACAACATCTCTGTCCAGCTATTCAGAAACCCTCAGGCAGGTACAGTATGGTCGCAACAAGGAGCACGACAAACTGGCACAGCTGAATCTTGCTCTGGTCTTTGGACAGGAGTCCAATCTCCCTTTCTATTACAGAAAACTCGCAGGTAATATCCCGGATTCAAAGACCATTACACGCCTGCTTGAAGAGCTGGATATTCTTGATCACTCAAGAGTTAAACTGGTTCTTGACCGGGGCTTTTACAGTGAGGTCAATATCAACAACCTGTTTAAGAATCACGTGAAGTTCCTTGCAGGTGTCAGAATGTCTCTGAAATTTGTCTATGGAGAACTTGATGCAGTCTATGACACTTTTAGGAGCTTTGAACGTTACAGTGAGAATTACGAACTGTATTACCAGACTGTCCGGACCACCTGGAATTATACACAAGAGCGTCCTTACAAAGGAGATACTCTTCAGGAATCACGCCGTCTTTACATCCACTATTTCTACAATATTGACCAGGCAGCCGAAGATGAGAAAAACTTCGACCGAAAGCTAATCGCACTAAAAAAGGAACTGGAGTCAGGAGAGCGTGTTCCAGGACACGCTAAACTTTACAAGCAGTACTTCATTACCAAAACAACACCTAAGAGAGGAACAAAGGCACAGATTATTGATGAAAATGTCATCAAAGCCAAGCGATATTTTGGGTTTTTTGCTCTGATTACCAATGAAAAGATGGATGCAGTAACTGCTCTTGAACTCTACCGCAACAAAGATGTGGTTGAAAAGGCCTTTGGAAATCTCAAAGAACGCCTGAATATGCGCCGTACACTCGTTTCTTCAGAACAGAGCCTTGATGGGAAACTGTTTGTGCAGTTTGTGGCACTGATCTACTTATCTTATCTCAAAAAGCAGATGCAGGATCATAACCTTTTCAGGAATTACACATTGCCTGGTATGTTGGACAAACTGGATGTCATCGAGTGTTTTGAACAACCAGGAAAATCTCTCAGAGTGGGTGAGATACTCGATAAACAGGAGCAGCTGTACCGGGACCTGGGGGTGACACCACCCACATCGTTATGAATGGGCGGGAATCTAGGGAGTATGCACTCCGGGATTTATCTAAACCTATGGGAATTTCAACATATTACTTAAAGACACCTCCGGAAGAGATGGAGAAATTACTCCCGACTGTTAAAGAGCTTCAGGGTATAATTGAAGATGATGAATGAGTGTATCTTTTAGGTTTTTAGTTTAATGAGTGGGGATTTTTGGGAAATTTATGTCCGGACTTAGGGTATTGGAGTTTATTGACGAAAAAGAGGCGGAAAATCCGGGTGAGTTCTGGACAAATGTTTACTTTTTGGTTTTTTTTGTTCCTTTAGTTTTAGCGGCCGGATTATATCTTCTGCTAAAAATTTTCAAATTTCCAACAACTCTGGATGATGATACAACAAGGTACCTCTTAAGTGCGTTTATCCAGAGTCTTGCTGCTGTAATTGCTATTGTTGTATCCTTAACACTGGTTGCAATTCAGTTTACTGCCTCGGAATATTCTTCAAGGGTCATTGAGGTTTTTAAGAAAAACCATGCAATGTGGGCGATAATTGCCGGATATATCTCCGGGATATCTCTATTTGCATTTATTCTGATGAGTATTTCAGATTCAGAGGTAGTTTACGGAATTAAATCATATGCTGTTTTTTATTCGTTTTTCCTGTTTATTGCTCTCCTCGTTACATTAATTCCACATATCAGAATTACTCTTAATAGTATGAATGCGGAGAAGGTAATTGATAATTTATTTGATGATCTGACTTCTGAGAAACTTATCAGTTTGCAGCCTAAAGATGATCCATTCCATGATCTTTTTGTGATAATTAACAGTTCTGCAATTAAAGGTGATATGGTAACCTTTAGTTATGGGCTTAAAAGAATCAGAGAGAAATTTATTGAGATAGTTAATTCTTCAGAGCAGGAATTAAACTCAAATTCTATCTGCTCTGGATTTTATGATAATGTCAAAAGAACATCATTAATTCTCTTTGAAAAGCGGGAAGAAAAGTTTCTTTTTGAGATCATTATCAATATGAATAATATTGTAAGGAGAATTGATTGTAATAATATATTAAAATTTAAAGAGGATACGTTAAATCTGGATGAAAGTATTGAGATTAATATTCATAATATTATAGCATTTTTAGGAAATAATGCAATTGATCATGAATTTGAATCAATTTATTCCTATAGTATTAATTTGATCTCAGGAAGAATTGCTCACTGTTTGGGTTTATATTACTACAAACATGATGATGATTATATTTTTATTATGAAGAGTAAACTATTGTCTCTTAACAAAATGGCTTACAAATTTATGAAATCTGGAAACAGTCAAAGTTATGATGAAATAGTTTCTGAAATTAAAAATATTAACCAAAGTTTTATTGACAATAGTAAAGAAGTTCCAAATGAAATTATAAATTTACTGGTTGATAAGTGGAATGATCTTGTTTACAGGTATATGAAATCACCTGAGTGCCAAAAAGGACAATACTACTTAGAGCCAATATGGGAATTAGTATCTTATTCCAAAATTAGTCATTTAAATAAAGAAGAGATAGAGAATATTTTGGAGATATTGAAAGATATAGGAAGAGATGCTTATCGGAAATATAACCTGCCTGAAATAACTATTCTGATAAAAAGGGAATTATTTGATTTAGGTCTGCATTTTATGGATGAAGACAATTCTGAATTAAATGATATTGTTGTGAACTATCTTGCTGAATTACACTACTTATGTGACGGGCTTGAAGAAATTGAAAATGATTCAAAAAACAGATTTGCCTATAGTTCCGGGGTTTATGTTGGTGAAAAAGAACTTGAATACCGTAGGGGATCAATATATACTGATATAATAAACACTTTGGAGAGACCATATTCGTGCAGTGATGAAGAGGCTGAATATATAAAAAAAAGGATTTACATTGAATAAATGAATTTAGGAGTTAACAGGGAGTAAAAATCATGCCGGGGAAATTTATTGAGGAAGTGAAGAAGGCTATTTTGAGTGCAGCGTCTGACTATGACAGGGAGAGGTTATCCGCTCCGGTTGCACTGATATGGACAGATCATAACCGGGAATGGGAGCCGGTTGTTGAAAAACTTGTAAAAGATCACGGGATGCCGATTGCAACATTTGGCAGTTATGATCCTGAGGAATTTAAAGGCCCTGCAATTTATATCCGGTGCTTAATATCACATAATCTGAACGGTGGCAGTTTTGGGGCTGCTGATGTTTCCCCGGATTCCGGAGTGTCTGATGAATCAGGCATACCGGGATTTCCAAAAGAAGGAACTCCGGTGATATACCTTCCCGGATATTCAAAGGATGTCCTAAGAAACCCTGAGAACTGCCCGGAAGAACTGATGCAGCTCTTTGAACTTCAGTACAGAGGGATAGTATGGTCACAGAAGAACAACAGGGACTGGACAATACCCGCCTTCATCAAAAATATCCTTGATATTGAAATTATAATGGATAAGGAGACAAGACAGGCTGCCATAAATGCAGTCGGTGCTCTCTGTGACGAAGATGTAACATTAATCAAAAACAAAGCACCCTTAAACGCCTCATACTTTAACTCCCTCATTCACCCCGACACGATAAAACAGCTCCTCCTCTGGATGAACTCTCCAAAAGAAGAAAAAGAGAGAATGGGGCCGGAACAGTGGCGGCCATTCTGCTCAATCTGTAAATCCGAATATGAATTTGACCCGGAAAAAGATACTCCTGTAACAGCCGCAGAAAAACTTGGCTCACTTAAGAACAACTGGCATAATGTCTGGTCAAGATTTTCTGAAAATCCGGATGCTTACCCTGCCATACCTAATCTTTTAAGAAACGCTCAGAGACCACAATTATGTTTTTATGATGATACCTGGCCGCAGATCAATGATAATCATGAAAAGAAAGTTAAAACTGAACTTCTCCGGCTTCCTGAATTAAACCGCATTGAAGGAATAAAGTTAATCAGAACTCTTGAACATAACCATAAAATCAGAAGAGAATGGATATGGACAAAAACCGGAGACAGTCCTTATGCATGCACTTTAAAATACCTTGCAAAACTTGCAGAAACAGTCAGTGATAACAGATTTTCCGGAACAATCCGGGAACAGGCAGAGAGATACACAAATGAATACTTCACAGCCGATGATGCGATATTAAAGGCAATAAGGGAAGCAGGAAAGGACAAAGAATGCCTCCGGATAACATCAGCAGCAATTGCAGCAATATCAAAATCATGGTTTAACTCACTTGCAGAAAGTTTTCAGAATGAATGGATCACTAACCCGCCGGAAATTTCCAAATCCGGTTATAAACCGGAAAAAGGAACGGTTTATCTCTTCGTTGATGGTCTCAGATTTGACCTGGCAAATGAACTCAAAGAGATAATCAGCAAAGACCATCCTGAAACGGACCTTGATTTCAGCTATGCAGCCCTTCCCACATTAACCTCAACTGCAAAACCGGCAGTCATGCCAATAGCCGGAGAACTGGTTGCAGGCAGAGAATTCACTCCGTTAACAAAAACAGAGGCAGAAGCAAACATCACAGCCCTTAGAAGAATAATGGAAGAGAACGGGATTCAGGTACTCAGTGACAGCCAGACAGGAGACACGGAAGGCTCTGCATGGACAGACTGTGGAAATATTGACCATGAAGGGCATGACAAACAGATCGAACTCCCGCAGATAATCCCGGCAGAACTTGAAAGGATCAGCAAAAGAGTAAAGGAACTGATAAATGCAGGCTGGAGCGAGATAAAAATTGTAACAGATCACGGATGGGTTTTCATGCCCGGAGAAATGGATAAGACAGAACTCCTCCCTGCACTAACAGAAGTAAAAAAGAGCAGATGTGCCAGACTTCGTCCGGATGCGAAAACCAACCTCCCTACAGCAAAGTGGCACTGGGACAGAAATGCAACCGTGGTTTTCGCACCCGGAATTACCTGTTTTGACTCCGGAAAGGTATATGAACACGGCGGACTAAGCCCTCAGGAAGTAATAATCCCTGAAATTACAGTAAAGGGCAGGGAAAAAGCCAAAACCGGATTAGTAAAAATAACAGAACTGACATGGAGAGGACTGAGACTGAAAGGAAAGACTGAGGGCTGTGAAGGTCTTTCTGCTGATATAAGGACTCAGCCGGGAGATGAGAACTCTTCTCTTATTGATTCCGTCAGGGAAATATCTGATGAAAAGATCTCCCTTTTGGTTTTAGATGACAGCCTTGAAGGTTCTGAGGCATTTCTGGTTCTCATGGACTCAGATAATACTGTATGCTACCAGAAAAAAATAACAATAGGAGAAGAATAATATGTCTTTTGAACTTGACTCCCTTGATGAGAAGACCGCAGATCTTTTTGAGGGCTATGTAGTCAGAAAAGACCTTGCAAGAGAGTTTGCAGAAAAATATCCGGTTCCAAATTACGTAGCAGAGTTCTTAATCGGAAAATTCTGTGCAACAACAGATGAAGATGAGATTGCTGAAG
This window harbors:
- a CDS encoding DUF2254 domain-containing protein translates to MSGLRVLEFIDEKEAENPGEFWTNVYFLVFFVPLVLAAGLYLLLKIFKFPTTLDDDTTRYLLSAFIQSLAAVIAIVVSLTLVAIQFTASEYSSRVIEVFKKNHAMWAIIAGYISGISLFAFILMSISDSEVVYGIKSYAVFYSFFLFIALLVTLIPHIRITLNSMNAEKVIDNLFDDLTSEKLISLQPKDDPFHDLFVIINSSAIKGDMVTFSYGLKRIREKFIEIVNSSEQELNSNSICSGFYDNVKRTSLILFEKREEKFLFEIIINMNNIVRRIDCNNILKFKEDTLNLDESIEINIHNIIAFLGNNAIDHEFESIYSYSINLISGRIAHCLGLYYYKHDDDYIFIMKSKLLSLNKMAYKFMKSGNSQSYDEIVSEIKNINQSFIDNSKEVPNEIINLLVDKWNDLVYRYMKSPECQKGQYYLEPIWELVSYSKISHLNKEEIENILEILKDIGRDAYRKYNLPEITILIKRELFDLGLHFMDEDNSELNDIVVNYLAELHYLCDGLEEIENDSKNRFAYSSGVYVGEKELEYRRGSIYTDIINTLERPYSCSDEEAEYIKKRIYIE
- a CDS encoding IS1634 family transposase, whose protein sequence is MVAIVHQTDKRSGITYAYRSVSYWDKEKKQSRAKRTLIGRVDKETGKIVPTDGRNRKKKEGNPPVKRNTKRVEEAHRSFYGATYLLDAIGEKLGLIQDLKQCFPDTYEQILSVVYYLILEDSTPLYRFEKWGLLHKHPYGKDITSQRSSELFSSITEANKLQFFRLQGKRRMDNEFWAYDTTSLSSYSETLRQVQYGRNKEHDKLAQLNLALVFGQESNLPFYYRKLAGNIPDSKTITRLLEELDILDHSRVKLVLDRGFYSEVNINNLFKNHVKFLAGVRMSLKFVYGELDAVYDTFRSFERYSENYELYYQTVRTTWNYTQERPYKGDTLQESRRLYIHYFYNIDQAAEDEKNFDRKLIALKKELESGERVPGHAKLYKQYFITKTTPKRGTKAQIIDENVIKAKRYFGFFALITNEKMDAVTALELYRNKDVVEKAFGNLKERLNMRRTLVSSEQSLDGKLFVQFVALIYLSYLKKQMQDHNLFRNYTLPGMLDKLDVIECFEQPGKSLRVGEILDKQEQLYRDLGVTPPTSL
- the pglZ gene encoding BREX-1 system phosphatase PglZ type B, with translation MPGKFIEEVKKAILSAASDYDRERLSAPVALIWTDHNREWEPVVEKLVKDHGMPIATFGSYDPEEFKGPAIYIRCLISHNLNGGSFGAADVSPDSGVSDESGIPGFPKEGTPVIYLPGYSKDVLRNPENCPEELMQLFELQYRGIVWSQKNNRDWTIPAFIKNILDIEIIMDKETRQAAINAVGALCDEDVTLIKNKAPLNASYFNSLIHPDTIKQLLLWMNSPKEEKERMGPEQWRPFCSICKSEYEFDPEKDTPVTAAEKLGSLKNNWHNVWSRFSENPDAYPAIPNLLRNAQRPQLCFYDDTWPQINDNHEKKVKTELLRLPELNRIEGIKLIRTLEHNHKIRREWIWTKTGDSPYACTLKYLAKLAETVSDNRFSGTIREQAERYTNEYFTADDAILKAIREAGKDKECLRITSAAIAAISKSWFNSLAESFQNEWITNPPEISKSGYKPEKGTVYLFVDGLRFDLANELKEIISKDHPETDLDFSYAALPTLTSTAKPAVMPIAGELVAGREFTPLTKTEAEANITALRRIMEENGIQVLSDSQTGDTEGSAWTDCGNIDHEGHDKQIELPQIIPAELERISKRVKELINAGWSEIKIVTDHGWVFMPGEMDKTELLPALTEVKKSRCARLRPDAKTNLPTAKWHWDRNATVVFAPGITCFDSGKVYEHGGLSPQEVIIPEITVKGREKAKTGLVKITELTWRGLRLKGKTEGCEGLSADIRTQPGDENSSLIDSVREISDEKISLLVLDDSLEGSEAFLVLMDSDNTVCYQKKITIGEE